A window of Glycine soja cultivar W05 chromosome 13, ASM419377v2, whole genome shotgun sequence genomic DNA:
GTCAacaaggttaaaaaaaaatacactttgtaacaatttaaaattgttattagagtggttttacaaaatacatattttataactttgtcattttaatttagatgataagattaaattgaaatcaaaaaataattagataatcaaatcaaacttaaataataaataaaataaaataaattaatttgacttaaaaaaactaatactaACATATAATGAGAACAACTGAGATATTAAAATTGATCGAAGAGAAGATATTAATGATCATACAATGATAATGTAAActaattatacatttttaatcaatttgaaATCACAATTGATATAATCGtataagatatttattataaaaattaacaaatttatcatatataataaattgatgcaatacttattttcttggaagagaaatcTTATTATCAATACATTCTTTAAAATACCATTTTGaacatatctttttttaatggtcaatgttaattgttaatttgttaatttttaattagtggaAGAGATTTGAACTCACGAtcattttatttctgttttttcttttgaccATATAGTTAACCTTATAACTGGCTTAtccttttttattggttaaactttctaaaaaattataagaacttaTGAGTCTCACATcttatataattaattctttcataattttatagttGAGGAGTGTTgggaataatttttctttatattttctaataaattccAATATGCTAGTATGTGTTAGGATGAATGTGTTAAACAATATTATTGTTAGTCCTCTTCATTGATAGAATTCAATTGATCAATCCAGTTAACTTACTTAAAGGAAAATTGGAATGATGATCTAACATAGTAACTTGTATAACTTAATATAATGTAACTCAGGTATCTATGGGTTAGGTTGTTGGAATAATCCAccaagttgaaatttattttttattctttttataattttaaaattgagatatttttttatagtttattacACCGTTGTTGTAATTTATTAgtgtatattatataattaatgtataatttGTATATAATAGTGACAGTGATTTATATCATTCATTAtctgttttatttatatatagattAACATATAAGTTgtctttttaaacttttttttccacAATTGATTTGGATTAGCCTAGTTCAACTCACAACTTGCTACAAGTTGGCTGAAATTGGTATTTCCAATTCACTCAcaaaaagagggagaatgtTTGTGCTAACTTTCTTCTAGATTGGGTTCAAACTCTGGTTTAGTGTTTCTTGAATTAGATTCCCCCGTTGATTTGAAACATCTCTTGGCTGATGCATGGGAGTGCAGTTTCTAAggctataatttttttgtttaatttttgttattgattatctcactttaaaaaaaaatagacctaTTTTAACACCCTTAACAAtaagtcattttttatattcacattttttttaattgtatcctttttatctcctaaAATGTGTCTACATATCATAACAAACTTCACTTTctcatattttatcaaatttatctATTGAAAGTTAAAACCACAAATaactttcttttataaattctcACATATAATTTAACATAACTTTCATTTATATCTCTCtggtaaaattgtaaaattggtCCTCCACTTTATCTCCAATTACGGATTTGGTccctttataatttaattcacaaatttagtCCCTCAATTTTATAAATTCCTGCTGATTTGAACGTTGACCGTTAACCTTAAACGTTGACTGCCACGTGTCAACGTCTGAGTGGTTCTTCATAAAAGCTTCAtttttttgtaggtaaaattgTACTTTTGGTCCTTCAGTTTTATTCCAATTTCGATTTTGATCCCCTTATAgtttaattcacacatttggtctcttagttttataaatttctttataaattatTCCAGCTAAATTGGTCTTTTGAATGGTTTAGCCACTAGTGCTAGAGACATGGTAGGTCTTGATAAATCTCGCACTTCTTTTTTCATCGCAAGTTTTTTACTCACTTGGAAcctagagaaaaatcattttttgtctctctcccACTTCTGAGGTTGTTCAACTTGGGAAAGTGGCGTATGAATTTCAACCTGGGTCTGAAATTTTCAGATCTCTTACTTTAACAGGTTTTGtaataactctttttttttctttttttgctcccTCATGCGATATTATGTGTATACGACTGCTTAGGTGACCTATGTATGACAatggtatttttgtttgaaatttgatatATAACTTCTCTAGTAATGAAATTTGGCTGAATTTATAAAGGAATTTATAAAACTAGAGGACAAAgtgtgtgaattaaattatagagggaccaaaatcaaaattagagtAAAATTGGGAGaccaaaagtataattttacctacaaaaaTAAAGCTTTTACAGGGAACCACTCAGACATTGACACGTGGCattgacacgtgacagtcacACGTGGCCGTCAACGTCTGAAGTTAACGGTCAACATTCAAATTGGACTTCCAGGACCAATTTTgcagaaatttataaaattagagaaccaaatttgtgaattaaattataggggggccaaatccaaaattgaagataaattgGAGGACTAAAAGTGTAATTTTACCTATCTTCCCAAGCgattaaattatacaattattttaatattacgtaaggactaaaagtaagtacagagaaaaaaaactgaaatcaataaaaaaaaaaaaaagaagcttagtaactaaaaactattttttaagaaaaattaaagactaaaaaataataaactcaaACATTTATTAGTTCTTTCTGTAGTTTGGATTTGAAATGGCATTGATTTCCCACTTCGTTGCTTGACACATACCCAATGCTACATGAAGTCATGAACCTCACAATAGTACGAGTCGAAAACAAATGCGACACCCGTTTATAACTTGCAATTAACAACTTTAAATTTGAATCAGAACTTCACCCCGTAGAACGTATTTATCCCTCTTCTTTTTTAGTATCATTCAACAATACTTACAAAAACACAAGAtgctaaagaaaaattattacagCAATACATAACAAATAAACAATACCAAATCAGACATACACACCCTCAAAACTAAATAACTAAACATATTAACAATCCCAAAACTATAAACacaataaaattgttattcatatCCTCATGTTGCTAGGAAATCTTAATAGAGTCCTGGACTTTtctaaacattttttctttcctttattaTTCCTTGATCGCCCAATAACATATCAAATCGAGCCAACCCAAAACAATCCACAACAGAAATGAGTAAAAGAACACCGTGTAACAGTAATTTACTCATCCCTATGAATTCTCCCATATTGTAAAACACTTAACAATGGCAAGTTCCATAGACTTGATGACCTACTACTACGAAGGTGAAATTTAAAGACGCTTACAAGGGTGTGAATAACAACCTGGTTTGTCTCATGCCATATCCATGTCATGTCACAATACTAATTTCGATGAGAAAATTCCAAAATGTGGAGACTAGTAAGTCTCCAGTTCAACCTAGAGCGCCCACTTTAGTAGTAGTGAGCCAAAATTAAGCCAACTTGCCTCTCAAACCACACCATGGGAATGAATTGACTCACCATAACGAAAAAAgtggaaggaaaaaagaaaagcaaaacaatttgaaattatatatataaaaaatcatgagGGTGAGCCCTGGtacagcggtaaagttgtgccttggtgacttgttggtcatgggttcgaattcggaaacagcctctttgcatatgcaagggtaaggctgcgtacaatatccctcccccataccttcgctacgaagtttttttatatataaaaaatcatgataaaaagtaGAAAAAGTACGACCATTTAACAGCTTCTGAATAGTGAACAAAAGAGAAGAAGCTTTGATCCACCTCAAGAAAGGACCagtaattaataaaacattattcCGTCTCAAATAAAATTTCCAAGAAACCACAAGTCAAAATGCCAAATTCCAACTGGTTGTGATAATTTAACCAGCATGTTTCACCCTACATGCTTCCACTGCTTTCTTACAAAGAAAACAGCCagcaggaaaaaaagaaaagaaatataaacaaaaaagcacacaaaaaaatgttagatctaataataacacaaaattaaataagtcattaaatgattaaagtacgtaaatattttaagaacatTTGATGCAAGGATTGCTATTAAGTGACTGaactatattataaaaagaaaaaccctAATTTACAATCATCATAGGACTACTACTACAAAAGCAAAAGCTGCTACCGCAGCAACAACATAGAGTAACTGAACTAAACCATATACCAGCTAAGAACAAAAGCCAAAAATCTATCTTAACTTGGGCCGCTTTGTCATGCTACTACTTAGACCGGCTCCTCTTGACTTACCAAAGCTTTTTgcctttcttcttttcctatcttcTTCACTGTCAGACTCATTTCCCTTCTCCCTATCTGCATTGCTTGCTTCCCTCTCTAGTTCCTCCCATGTCTTTCCCTTCTCTTCCTCAGAATCCTCCTCGgaatcttcatcatcatcatcatcatcctcagACTCAACAAGTGATTCACTGTCAGAAGCTTCATCCTCTGAATCCGATTCAGGTTCCACATCAGATGGTTCATAACCTTTATCAGACTCCTCCGAGTTCTCAGATTCTGAATCAGTAGCTTCCAAATTCAGAAACTCCCAACCGCCACCTTCAATAAAGCTCTGAGGGTCATCCGTTATTGTCTTCAGGATCTGACGCCAGTTCAGATTCAGCCTGCTCTCATAATATTTGATGTCTGTTGTGTCAAGCCACTCCTTGATGCCATCCAGTGATGTAGAAGGGATAGAATCAATCCTGAGGACATCCCTCTTGAAGTCCTTAAATACTACTGTCATATCAAAGTTTTTCTGCCCAAGTCCAACTCTCTCAAGATTAACAATCTCAATCTCACTAAGCGTGACAACAAGGAAAGGGGTCTCTATTAATTCAACCAGGCAGGCAGAAGTAGGTACAATAAATACTGAAGATTTATGAGGCACCCCAGGGAAGCCAAGCTCTCTAAGAGGTTGATCAAACTCCAGGTCAAGGCCATTCAATTGAGGTTGTCCCCAGAGATCATTCACCCGATTCACAAAGGTTTGGAATTCtacattaattttattcttcCTCTGTCGCTCCCGTTGTTCTTCTTCAAGCTCATCAGGGTCATACGCTGACCTCTTACCACTCCCAACATTCTGGACCATGTCCATAACCTCAACATAAAATTGAACGTCCTTGGTCTTCTTATTCCCTACCATAATATGGTTGTGCAGATGGAAGTGTAGGAGAGTGATCATTTCATTCTCAGCGGGTTGGAAAAATGCATGCTTAATGTTGGGAAACATTATGTCTACACGCTCATCTTGCCTAGTGGTAGAATAACGAAATCCATTCACATGAGCCTCAAGTGTACCAGGTATCTTCCTTCCACGCCCACCAAAAGCAGGACGGATCCAAAGGTCGGACAATCGTATTGGCTTAAATCTATTATTAGCAAGTTGCAGTTTCTCTTGAGTAACCAAGGTGGCCCTCTCAGCTCTCTCAGACTCCCTTGCTACAACTTGACGCCTGAGTGTTTTAATGGACTGCACAACCTCACTTATGTGCCTTGAATCCTTGGAGCGGAATGAAGCCTCCTTCAAATATATAGATCCTTGGAACTTCAAGGAGTTTGAATCATGAGGGCTGAAAGGGGTCCCAggaacattaaaaataattctgaTATAGCAATTCCGGTTGGTGTCCTGCTGGCTGGAAACAGTTCGAATGAAAGCCACATGAAAAGGTACCATGCTTCCATTTATAGGCAAGAGAACTGCTTCATTCTTCTGATCAATCTGAATCATCATTTCTCTGGGAGGGGGAAGGTCATTTATGTTCTTGTAAGCCATCAGTTCTGCAGATGACCTCGCAGAGGAACGGTTGTCTCCTGTCTCATTTCGACCACCAGCAAGTCGCCTAgcagtttcttcatttttctgacGAGCAAGTTCGGCCTGGTGCTGCCTTCGAAGTTCCTCCTTTGACATCTCATGATTGTCTGACCTTAGAGTTGTCTTAGACATCAAGGGCTCAGCACCATTGGTGTCAGCTTTAGCCCTGGGATTTTCCTCTTCCTCATCCTCATTGAAAGAATATGCAACATCTTTTAGAGCCTTTGAGCTCATAGAGGTCACAACTTCAGTTTTATCTTTGTTTATGATAACTGTGTCAGCAAGCAACAAGGAGAAGTGCTTGTTCTTAGACTTGGAACTTTCTCTTTGAACGTTCTGAAACCCAAGGGACACATTAAAGACCATGCCTTCTTTTACTAGCTGCTCATTTTTAGCATTAATATTCAAACCTGACTCTCGAAACTCAATACCAATGCCTGTTCCAGCAGACTTTGTCAAGTACGAAATCAAGTCAGGAGCATCATTTTCAACAACGGAAACAGCAGCTTCGTATGCGGCACTCAACCTGTTTCCAGGCTTCAATGATCCAATGACGGCCTCATGGGCTTTCAGGAGAACCCCATAGGCCCTACTTTGAAGAGGGTCTGCATCAATCAAGAAAGTCCTAGCTATGTTTGAGCAGTAACTCTTATACCGCGCCCCAACAGCACATAAAATCACACTTGCAGAGTCATAATGAAGTAACTCATCGTTGCTGACAGCACTAGGCTTGAGATCAAACTGTCCACCACTCTGAAAAATTGGTGGGTAACAAATATCTACATTATCTGCCTTCAGTTTACAGTTGACTTTAGAAGGCTCCAGGATAGCTTTCTCGGTGTCTTCCATCAATGTAGAATGAGAAACTTTCTTCTCTTCATCAATTACATTCTCAAGCTTTGGAATGACAAAGTTTTTCATCACACTTGTTGTCAGGTATGCCGCTCTCTTAATTGATGTAAGCTCCTCATTATTCTTTGCAGCAAACAATGAAGACAACCCATTGGCCACATCATTCAActgaaattttgtattttttaatttttcagtcCACATTTCAAGCAGTTTCCCTTCAGGAGCCTCTCTTGATATGTATCCAACAGTGGGAGTATCTCGACCATCAGACTTTGACAGAGCACGGATAGCACGGAATATAGCATCCATTAGAGCAGTTCCATCATCGTTTCTAGGTTTGACATGCAAAACAAGATCTGCATCAACAACCTCTCTGGCAGATTTTTTGACAGATTCGAGAATAGAAGCCTTCTTCTGGCTGCACAATATATGGATCTGCTTCTTTGTGAAAACCATAATTGTCTCGGGGAACTCAAATCCAAGCAACCATAAGTTAAGAGCAGTCGATTTCAAGTATCGCAGATCTtctgaaggtggaggacatgcAACAGCAATTGCATCAGAAGAGCCCCAAAGATCTGTATTGTGTGCATCCCAATGTTGATAAAATGACCTTAGTCTGGTTTGAAATGCATTGAGATCAATGGAATAGGCAGTTCCTGCTGCTTGGGCAGTTCCATTGGCTGCTTGGGCACTTCCATTCCGATGGTCTGCCATGCTCCACTATATCTGGAATAAAAACACacaaacttaaaatttattacattttaaataaaaatcagctcactaatcaagtaattcatatataattgattGAGTCATTTAGTCATATCATATTCCTCACTTAACATTTGATTGAGCCTCAAAACTAAACTAGGGAAGTTTCCATTACATAAATATTAGAATGCTCAAAAGGCGAGAAGTGGATTGATATCTTCTTTTTGTCTCCAAACAAAGAGGAAGGGGGGAGGGGGCACAAAGAGGCAAGCAAACAAGTGAAATGCATATACAGTGAATGATTCTAGTAACAGTACCTAGTATTCAGACAACTTCAGTTCTGTGAGTAAAAGATGGCTGGACTGTCACAACATCCAGAAATTGGACACAATTTACTTGAAATCTTCAATTATTAGAGTGCTGGAATTTCCACTACCTCTTTTTCAGAATTCCTGCACTTTACAAATGGTATTCAATTAGTTCTGGAAACATTTTCATGAACCACTGCTTCCCAAAAAAAATTCTGTCATCCTAACTATTTCACAGCATTCCAATCACCAAATATAGAACAATCAAACTAATTAACCAATCATCAAACACTCCATTTCAAAAATAAACTACCAATGCTCGCTTTTTCCTTTGCTTATCCCACACTCCCTAACACACATAAAACCTTTCTAGGAAAAAGAAATACTTTCTCAAGttaaattaaggctaaaatatttttttcatccctATAAATATCGAAATGTTCGAAATTCGTCCCTGTGAAATTTCTGGAATGTTTTTCGTCCTCACACAATTGAAATGTGTTGTGTTTTGGCCCAGAACCAGGCTTGGATGAAATCGAACCTACGaggcatttttttaacttatattttagAATGTAATTTCAGGGGGTTAAAAACCACCACAAATTACAGaaacttttttgaaaaaaatcaaatcacaatTTGTGGCGGTTAATAACGGCCACAGattgtaggattttttttttttttttgcaaataaaaCCCTTTCTCCCAAATCCATGACAGTAACCACCAAACACCACCCTAGCATCACCACCTATAACAGCCACCACCATCAAAACCACCCCCAAACACCACCATCAAACCCCCAAACATCGCAACCATCATCTGGCTGAAGAGACCATCGCAACCTCAATCCCATCACCTCAAAGGCGTGCACGCTCCTCTCCCTCAAATCTGCGACCCCGACACTACCGCATGTCTCCACCCCCATATCACCATCTTCGACCAGATCTGCCTCCATCCAGGCCTCCCAACACCTGCACCGCAACCCCAACAGATCCATGGTGTTGGAGAGgaaggagggggggggggggggggggttggatTGGGGTACAGAGATTTGAGAGAGAAAGGGTTAGGGTCTGAACACGTGTCAACGTTCAATTGGTTAAATAGATTAGCTTCTTTGCACAGTCA
This region includes:
- the LOC114381867 gene encoding FACT complex subunit SPT16-like — its product is MADHRNGSAQAANGTAQAAGTAYSIDLNAFQTRLRSFYQHWDAHNTDLWGSSDAIAVACPPPSEDLRYLKSTALNLWLLGFEFPETIMVFTKKQIHILCSQKKASILESVKKSAREVVDADLVLHVKPRNDDGTALMDAIFRAIRALSKSDGRDTPTVGYISREAPEGKLLEMWTEKLKNTKFQLNDVANGLSSLFAAKNNEELTSIKRAAYLTTSVMKNFVIPKLENVIDEEKKVSHSTLMEDTEKAILEPSKVNCKLKADNVDICYPPIFQSGGQFDLKPSAVSNDELLHYDSASVILCAVGARYKSYCSNIARTFLIDADPLQSRAYGVLLKAHEAVIGSLKPGNRLSAAYEAAVSVVENDAPDLISYLTKSAGTGIGIEFRESGLNINAKNEQLVKEGMVFNVSLGFQNVQRESSKSKNKHFSLLLADTVIINKDKTEVVTSMSSKALKDVAYSFNEDEEEENPRAKADTNGAEPLMSKTTLRSDNHEMSKEELRRQHQAELARQKNEETARRLAGGRNETGDNRSSARSSAELMAYKNINDLPPPREMMIQIDQKNEAVLLPINGSMVPFHVAFIRTVSSQQDTNRNCYIRIIFNVPGTPFSPHDSNSLKFQGSIYLKEASFRSKDSRHISEVVQSIKTLRRQVVARESERAERATLVTQEKLQLANNRFKPIRLSDLWIRPAFGGRGRKIPGTLEAHVNGFRYSTTRQDERVDIMFPNIKHAFFQPAENEMITLLHFHLHNHIMVGNKKTKDVQFYVEVMDMVQNVGSGKRSAYDPDELEEEQRERQRKNKINVEFQTFVNRVNDLWGQPQLNGLDLEFDQPLRELGFPGVPHKSSVFIVPTSACLVELIETPFLVVTLSEIEIVNLERVGLGQKNFDMTVVFKDFKRDVLRIDSIPSTSLDGIKEWLDTTDIKYYESRLNLNWRQILKTITDDPQSFIEGGGWEFLNLEATDSESENSEESDKGYEPSDVEPESDSEDEASDSESLVESEDDDDDDEDSEEDSEEEKGKTWEELEREASNADREKGNESDSEEDRKRRKAKSFGKSRGAGLSSSMTKRPKLR